The following coding sequences lie in one Calidithermus timidus DSM 17022 genomic window:
- the hisS gene encoding histidine--tRNA ligase, with protein MLTSVPGTNDIFAQSKEYSFREPVFRYIVQTAERVLRSSGAQMIYTPIFEYAEVLQKGVGITSDIVVKKEMYTLEDRGGRVLSLRPEPTASIVRAYNQHGMKVWPQPVRLFTWGPMFRAERHQRGRYKQFHQVDYEALGSADPLIDAEAIALMVQIYEELGLKGLEVKLGSVGDPEDRVRYNDYLRGLFRPHAQALSEDSRVRLESNPMRILDSKSEADQRIVAEVGVRPMLEFLGPEARAFHERVVGYLERLGVPFSIDPSIVRGLDYYVRTAWEIHHSRIGAKSALGGGGRYDGLSEMLGGPRVPGVGFGIGVERAALALEEERVEIPADPAPDLYLVPLDEAALLEALQIAQGLRPRFRVEMAYAPKNPRKGLEEALKKSARFAAFLGEGERQRGVVALKNLRSGTQLELSPTELAGYLA; from the coding sequence ATGCTAACTTCGGTTCCTGGCACCAACGATATCTTCGCCCAGAGCAAGGAATACTCCTTCCGCGAGCCGGTCTTCCGCTACATCGTCCAGACCGCCGAGCGGGTGTTGCGCTCGAGCGGAGCCCAGATGATCTACACCCCCATCTTCGAGTACGCCGAGGTGCTGCAGAAGGGGGTGGGGATCACCTCGGATATCGTGGTCAAAAAGGAGATGTACACCCTCGAGGACCGGGGCGGGCGGGTGCTGTCCCTGCGCCCCGAGCCCACCGCCTCCATCGTGCGGGCCTACAACCAGCACGGCATGAAGGTCTGGCCCCAGCCGGTGCGGCTGTTCACCTGGGGGCCCATGTTCCGCGCTGAGCGCCACCAGCGGGGTCGCTACAAGCAGTTTCACCAGGTCGATTACGAGGCCCTGGGCTCTGCCGATCCCCTCATAGACGCCGAGGCCATCGCACTGATGGTGCAGATCTACGAGGAGCTGGGGCTGAAGGGCCTCGAGGTCAAGCTGGGCTCGGTGGGCGACCCGGAAGACCGGGTGCGCTACAACGACTACCTGCGCGGGCTGTTCCGCCCCCATGCCCAAGCGCTTTCGGAGGACTCGAGGGTGCGGTTGGAGTCCAACCCCATGCGCATCCTCGACTCCAAGAGCGAGGCCGATCAGCGCATCGTGGCCGAGGTTGGGGTCAGGCCGATGCTGGAGTTTCTGGGTCCCGAGGCCAGGGCTTTCCACGAGCGGGTGGTGGGGTACCTCGAGAGGCTCGGGGTGCCCTTCAGCATCGACCCCAGCATCGTGCGGGGGCTCGACTACTACGTGCGCACGGCCTGGGAGATCCACCACAGCCGCATCGGGGCCAAGTCGGCGCTGGGCGGTGGGGGTCGCTACGACGGGCTTTCGGAGATGCTAGGCGGGCCGAGGGTACCGGGGGTGGGCTTTGGCATCGGTGTCGAGCGGGCGGCGCTGGCGCTGGAGGAGGAGCGGGTAGAGATCCCCGCCGATCCCGCACCCGACCTCTACCTGGTGCCCCTCGACGAGGCGGCCCTGCTCGAGGCCTTGCAGATAGCCCAGGGGCTGCGGCCCCGCTTCCGGGTCGAGATGGCCTATGCGCCTAAGAACCCGCGCAAGGGGCTCGAGGAAGCGCTCAAGAAATCCGCGCGTTTCGCCGCATTTTTGGGCGAGGGTGAGCGGCAGCGGGGGGTGGTGGCACTCAAAAACCTGCGCAGCGGCACCCAGCTTGAGCTCTCCCCTACCGAGCTGGCCGGGTATTTGGCTTGA